The following coding sequences are from one Kogia breviceps isolate mKogBre1 chromosome X, mKogBre1 haplotype 1, whole genome shotgun sequence window:
- the LOC131748938 gene encoding LOW QUALITY PROTEIN: coiled-coil domain-containing protein 125-like (The sequence of the model RefSeq protein was modified relative to this genomic sequence to represent the inferred CDS: deleted 2 bases in 2 codons), with amino-acid sequence MSREARPQSGAEGKAWEAENDDMAEGDLGYGFRRRPGGIYEVQVSHLFTFRKRSDGKTFSPPPFSRNGEERNSAVFQYSKRKSLRDPTYPEGPQIPYHGPQSSTVKLQNSNSELSNVELRQRLHETLEEVEILKTELEASQRQLEGKEEALRIPQSNAIFGKATSHTQAVLQKTVEQKRSLEKEINALQWEMEFDRNRFKNIEESWTQKYDRLNCENAVLKETLKLKTEEIKMLKTESTIFNQPYLEALAMLDIKQQKMAQGNTCQDASGFTEVSGLELAVLGACLCHSPSGSPCTCARLAASTRKMLLQVKHELELVQKSKEEAYVMADAFRIAFAQQLMRKNDQALRLRQMGKMCKKATKGTNWKHLKDDGLPSQRSKKTLGQKLLGMAPFGNSSKSTDDQHDPQEVFKMLIDLLNDKEEALAHQRKVSYMLARALEDRGTTSKENKEKNPMKDNSPLKIPWQKTSEFPVLPDPVHSSVQIFNSVGCICSIQHFQTDQNYTRTLKRSYSLPSNIMY; translated from the exons ATGAGCAGGGAGGCGAGGCCACAGAGTGGGGCAGAGGGGAAGGCCTGGGAAGCAGAGAACGATGACATGGCAGAAGGCGACTTAGGGTATGGCTTCAGAAGAAGGCCCGGTGGCATTTATGAAGTGCAAGTttcacatttatttacatttagaaaAAGATCAGATGGAAAGACCTTTAGTCCTCCCCCATTTTCAAGAaatggggaagaaagaaacagtGCCGTTTTTCAGTATTCCAAGCGTAAGAGCTTGCGTGAT CCTACCTACCCGGAAGGACCCCAGATTCCCTATCACGGCCCACAAAGTAGTACTGTGAAACTGCAAA ATTCTAATTCAGAGTTGTCAAATGTGGAATTAAGGCAACGTCTTCACGAAACTTTAGAGGAGGTAGAAATTTTGAAAACGGAACTTGAGGCATCTCAAAGACAACTTGAAGGTAAAGAGGAAGCATTGAGAATTCCTCAAAGCAATGCAATATTTGGCAAAGCCACAAGTCATACCCAGGCAGTGCTTCAAAAAACTGTGGAACAAAAGAGATCCTTGGAGAAGGAAATAAACGCCTTGCAGTGGGAAATGGAATTTGATCgcaatagatttaaaaatatagaggaaTCTTGGACCCAAAAATATGACAGGCTAAACTGTGAAAATGCAGTCCTCAAAGAAACtttgaaactgaaaacagaagaaattaaaatgctcAAGACTGAAAGTACAATTTTCAATCAACCGTATTTGGAGGCCCTCGCCATGCTTGATATCAAACAACAGAAGATGGCTCAGGGAAACACGTGCCAGGACGCAAGTGGCTTTACGGAGGTTTCAGGTCTTGAGCTTGCAGTCCTGGGAGCCTGCCTTTGTCACAGTCCCAGCGGGAGCCCCTGTACCTGTGCCAGACTGGCAGCATCTACTCGGAAAATGCTCCTTCAGGTCAAACACGAGTTGGAACTTGTGCAGAAGAGTAAAGAAGAAGCCTACGTAATGGCAGATGCATTCAGAATTGCATTTGCGCAACAATTAATGAGGAAAAATGACCAGGCACTAAGATTGAGACAAATGGGTAAAATGTGTAAGAAAGCAACAAAAGGGACAAATTGGAAGCACCTTAAAGATGATGGGTTACCGTCACAAAGGAGTAAGAAGACCTTAGGGCAGAAACTGTTGGGCATGGCTCCCTTTGGAAACAGTTCTAAGAGTACTGATGACCAGCATGATCCTCAGGAAGTCTTTAAGATGCTAATAGATTTGTTAAATGATAAAGAAGAAGCTTTGGCTCATCAAAGAAAAGTTAGTTACATGCTTGCTCGGGCTTTGGAAGACAGAGGCACCACctcaaaagagaataaagaa aaaaatcctatgaaaGACAATTCTCCATTAAAAATCCCCTGGCAGAAAACTTCAGAATTCCCTGTTTTACCTGATCCCGTACATTCAAGTGTTCAAATTTTTAATTCTGTGGGCTGCATTTGTtcaattcagcactttcaaacagATCAAAACTACACAAGAACTCTTAAAAGATCCTATTCTTTGCCATCAAATATCATGTACTGA